In the genome of Acidobacteriota bacterium, one region contains:
- a CDS encoding amidohydrolase → MRLWKLKLTLPVLALAVLAVALVNASCHNGGTQQEARTASAPAGDLADFAAVAPIDVHVHVYKDDPSFAAMVKRLNLRLLNICVIDDRDPFFKSLEPQRSDELKVRSATDGRAAFCTTFSPYGFEEPDFKEKAVSQLNGDFSNGAVAVKIYKVMGMEMKNKAGKWVMPDDPAFEPVYQDIAAHGRTVVAHIAEPDSCWQAPNPASPDYSYYKEHPQEYAYLHPGWPSKAAILAARDHLLAENPKLRVVGAHLGSMEADVDQIAQRFDRYPNFAVDTAARVQYLMMQPREKVRAFLIKYQDRVVYGTDLELMPGANTTAALEEWQQRYSRDWKYFATDEWVDYQGKKYEGLKLPGPVLRKIFHDNAVHWFPGIVPGK, encoded by the coding sequence ATGAGATTGTGGAAACTGAAGTTGACTTTGCCGGTACTGGCCCTGGCGGTGCTAGCCGTGGCGCTGGTGAATGCCTCCTGCCATAACGGCGGTACGCAGCAGGAAGCCAGAACCGCAAGCGCGCCGGCCGGCGATCTTGCAGACTTTGCAGCCGTGGCGCCCATCGACGTGCACGTACACGTTTACAAAGATGATCCGTCATTCGCCGCCATGGTCAAGCGTCTCAACCTGCGCCTGCTGAACATCTGCGTGATCGATGACCGCGATCCTTTCTTCAAAAGCCTCGAACCGCAGCGCAGCGACGAACTGAAAGTCCGCAGCGCCACCGACGGCCGCGCCGCTTTCTGCACGACCTTCAGCCCTTACGGGTTTGAGGAGCCGGACTTCAAGGAAAAGGCAGTCAGCCAGTTGAACGGCGACTTTTCGAACGGCGCCGTAGCCGTGAAGATCTACAAGGTGATGGGCATGGAGATGAAGAACAAGGCCGGGAAGTGGGTGATGCCCGATGATCCGGCCTTTGAGCCCGTCTATCAGGACATCGCTGCGCACGGCCGCACCGTGGTGGCGCATATTGCCGAGCCTGATTCCTGCTGGCAGGCGCCCAATCCCGCAAGCCCTGACTACAGCTATTATAAGGAGCATCCGCAGGAATACGCCTACCTGCATCCCGGCTGGCCCTCGAAGGCCGCCATCCTGGCGGCTCGCGACCACTTGCTGGCGGAAAATCCCAAGCTGCGCGTAGTGGGTGCGCACCTGGGCAGCATGGAGGCCGACGTTGACCAGATCGCCCAGCGCTTTGACCGCTATCCGAACTTTGCCGTCGATACGGCGGCGCGCGTGCAATACCTGATGATGCAGCCGCGCGAAAAGGTGAGAGCGTTCCTCATAAAATACCAGGACAGGGTGGTCTACGGCACCGATCTTGAACTGATGCCCGGCGCAAACACAACGGCGGCCCTCGAGGAGTGGCAGCAGCGCTACAGCCGGGACTGGAAATACTTTGCCACTGACGAATGGGTGGATTATCAGGGCAAGAAGTACGAGGGATTGAAACTGCCTGGGCCCGTGCTGCGCAAGATTTTCCACGACAACGCTGTCCATTGGTTTCCCGGCATCGTGCCCGGCAAGTAA